TTGTCGCAAAATAACAGGAGAGTAGAGCAATAGATTAACGTTAAGCTTATGCGAGGAGAAAGTTTGGGTCCACGTAAGCACGTAGCCAAACAGATAAATCAACTCTAGACAGTAGCAAAGAATGTAGAATAAGGGTTGGAGGAGGGTGTTTCGACAATTCCTAATGAAAGGACATGTCAACGCCCGCTGCAATTCTCAGGGAATTGACCTCGCGCCCAACAAATCTCTCAGCAAACGCCATCTGGCAGCTGGTACACATTTCGTGTCACGTGATATGCAGATGAAGGTGGTAAATTTTCTGGAAAACAGACTCCACATTTTATGTCGGTCAGTGTTTACAACAGAGGGTGTGACCAGTTTGTTTTAATACGAAAAGTTTGTCCGGAATTCGCTCGCAAATTAGTTTTGCAGCACCGCTTCCCTCACACCTAGCAAGGTCACTCGCAAATGTTTTGCAAAATGATGAGGATTGTAGGTAGTAAGTAATATAGACGACAACACTGACCAAGAGATACTTTTAGTAACCGCTGCAGCTACATTAGTCATtagagaaaacagagagaagaagatgatgatgtggacGAGGAAGTGAGGGTTTGGTTAAATATGCATGAGTAATTCTTCTATAGTGATATTAACATGAAACACTTCTCCTGAGACCATAATATTATCACCATTTTCACACTATAATTTGGCAGTAAAAGCGAGCCTGCTCTATTGAAGCATTCCGACTGGCTACAGACATGAAATGTAGGTCATGCTCTGAGAGAACTAGAATCATGTCATATTCTTGCAAACCTTGCTGCGGGCCGTGTGCAAAGTTCGCAATGCCTTGTACAAGACTTGCAAACCTGCAACATGCGGTACATTGAAACGTGAGAGAAACCCTTAATGACAGAATGCAGAGCctatgtgtgaatgtgaagtGGTCAACAAGCAAGGATGactattaaaatataaaatgttgacCCTGCTGGTCAATACGGAGACCTGTATCCAGGATTTCAAGGTATCCTGGAGGGCGGTGGACAGAGGAAAAACcgtcaaacaacaaacaaacaaacaaacaaataaacaaacaaacaaacaagcacaaatatttttaatttgcaagcTCCCAAGAAGAAACATGCAAGCCCAGTTCACCGATCTCAGTTTGTTGGTTGTCTACGAATGTGTAAATTACTCGTGAAATACAGATCGTCACATCTATTTATTtagtatatgtttatatttttcaggaTTACATCTTCGTAGCACAACTGTTTTTTGCTTTAGTGTTAATTTACCAGCTGGTGACATGGCTCAGGTCACGATTACGTGTCGGTGACTACGACAAGAAGCACGTACTTGTGACAGGTTGTGGCAACGGTTTCGGCTATCTCGTCGCTAAACGCCTGGACGGTTTGTATACAATTTGTTGACTTCTAAACACTGATAGCAAGACTGCCCGAGAGTTTATGTATCATTCTTTGGCTCCCAAATACTTCCAATGAGAATGCTTTGCGATTAGTAAAAATCTTTGACTCTTGTGACTAGGTGTACAACACTCAGGTAGATTGTGGCAGGTAGCGAGCAATCAACACAAATACTAGCAGTCGGCAAAAGTACGAGCAGCCATAAAAATTGTACTTCACTTTTTGACTCATTATTGAACCTGTCGTAAAACCTTCTGATCACCCTTCTTAAAAGCGAATAAAGGAAACAACTATTTAAAGGGCTACTCAAGGCTTGTTTCACCTTTTCATTAGgaaagtgatgaaaagaaacttttgactcttttcccatcttttcatGGCAATCGGgggcagcacattctcgaggcatggttctcactatggaaaccacacgtcatatggtcacgtgacggagaacgagacttcgtggaagcaaaaaaagagtcccgtgtaatttctcttattaaacacaacattctactaaaaaccttcaacgttttccacatgaacacacatataaatagacgagattgaaatgtatcctactctttacgcgattctaagcagttttattttccctttagAAACCCTTTAAGCTGATCTCCATGGAAGAGGATTACACAATCGCCTGATGATAAAATGTCAGGTGTTGTGTGTCCAGAGGCAAGGCAAGACGGGAAGACAATCAGCACTGTGTCCACATACATCACAGGATCAATCtacaatgaaaaaattaattaaatattatgctATACCAACTtcagtttaagaaaaataatattatgttataaagcagggatgcccaacctacggcccgcgggccatatccggcccgcaacgaggtgccatccggcccgcgaaacttctgcccacagtgcaggaaatcggcatgttagtaataataaaaaaaaaacaaacaaaaaaaaaaaataaacgaaaaagagggaagaagaagtatttatgcccacgtaggggcgtttcccaatctttttttcgatggacgaacattttgattcagtgctccgacttggtgtctctacgatgaggctggacattcagaagttggtttcgggaaaacagcttcaaatatcccactaattactacataattaatggtaagtacaacttgtttctaataaaaaatggtatctgctctatttttttttcttttttgtatttttgcggtgaagtggcccgcgatacggctgtccgaaatggatatggccgcGACACTgttgtccgaaatggatatgacCCGCAGgtcgaaaaaggttgggcatcactgttatAAAGCTATGAAGAGATAATGCCACACGTATACAGACAATGTGAAAGTTCATTGACAGCAAGCGCTGGTTGGAATTTGTGTCTAAAGTTTTACATCCCATTTTATTAGTCATACCATAATAACATTGCTGATAAATTGTCCTGTCTTCCACCACACTTTGTAAATATCATTTTGATAAATGCCATATTATTTTATCGTCGTTTCAAGAAGGACATGCAAAAATtgtaatatacatgtatatattcatCAACAGTATCGTTAGGACTGCATTTGTACGCAGGCTTTGTTCCTTTCAAAATCCATCTTCTTCAGACACATTCACAGTTGTGTCACCTTGTTTATCAACGTATGTAGAGGTTTGCAAATTAGACTCCAGCTATACATTTGATCTATTATTTACAATGTACATACCCATATCTATCATTATTCAGTGAGAATGCCCGATTGTTCATGTTTCCCATGGTAGCGTCCCTTTGCTGACAATTTGTTTCTAGTATGTTGACTGTTTGTGCGGTTATTGACTTTCATGTGCAAAGTATTAACACAGGAAGGCAAGCTTTGCCAATTTGATTGTTCTTATGATTAGTAGTAGCACAGTCAtcatgatgtcatcatcattatcgtcatccaTGTCTATACAAGTCTCTTTCACCACCCAAATGTACTACCATTGAGGACACTCGTGTATTTATCCTGTTGCTCGCAGTGTTAGGGTTCCGAGTGTTTGCCGCCTGTCGCACGTCACAAGCGGCGGAGAAACTGCAGGAAGAGAGTTCTTCTCGCGTCACCACGTTGGTGCTTGACGTCACAGACGAGAAGAGTATCAGCGCCGCCAGAGACTTTGTGGCCGCCAGACTGCCGGAGGGTCAAGGTCAGGGTCAGATAACATTTATACAATCAATTATCCACTCTTAGCTTGAAATTATGGTAATGATTACATCATGCAACACATTAACTGACTTGTGTGTGCTGGACACCACGAATGTATGCAACAACATTACCACGAACGTTTCACTGTAGGCAAAAGTCTATACGTCACATTGGAAGTCGTAAAGTGATTCTGTCTCAGTATTTATTCGCtcttttgttcatattttgtgtacactgtaaacatttaatactttttcgTTTCTTGAAACGCTTGATGAGTTAAGATAAATCActtaaaacaaactaaacaaactaaaactcTCCCACTACCATAGACACGTTCCATTTATTATGCTCTGTCAATCTTTCCAAAGTACTTACTGTTCCTTTTTAGTTCAGAATTATTTACATAAGGAAAGTAGTACTTTTTAAGGTTTactgcctttttaaaattgtttataccACTGAACATATAAATCCGAAGTAAAACGAAATCAATGTTTTGGTTTATACCATCATTTTATTTCGTATCATTTCAGTTCTAATCATCCCACCATCATCTTGTtctcttttaaagaaaagagcTAAGAAATATAATCCGTATAactcttctttttaaattaaaaaaaacaaaactcaaaaataattttactaagAATGAATAAAACGTCGTAAAATCAAACATAAGGAAATCTGTTGTATCAATCTATCTTTCAAAAGTAAAAAGCCAAAATAGTTGCTAAAGTTGTCTAAACAATCCTCAACACAACACATCTACATGAATTATTAACTAATTCATCAACAGATAAAAGTTGTTTCAAACATAAACTGCAATAAGCAGTGACCAGTTAAGGCGGTAGTGATAAAAATTGAACaagactattaaaaaaaaatccttagtCATGCGAGAGAGGTTCTTGCTTCTATGGACGACCACgtgtgtgttttcattgcaCTTCGCACAAACGCATATAGTGACGAGTGAACACTAACACTAATGTGAACACTTGGACTTTTGCGCTGTTGGAAGGTCTGTGGGGTGTTGTGAACAATGCGGCCATCGCTGGTCCTAATGCTCCCAGCGAGTGGGTGTCACGTGATGGGTATCAGGCATGTCTGGCGGTCAACCTGTTGGGCCTGATTGACGTCACTCGGACTTTCCTTCCACTCGTGCGTCGCGCGCGAGGACGTGTTGTGAACATCTCGAGCTTGGCGGGAAGAATCGCCGTTGGCCCCTCTCCTTACTGCGTGACTAAATATGGCGTGGAGGCTTTCTCCGACTGTCTTCGGTACGGCTATACTCATAGATAGTCTGACAGgcggcagagagagagagagagtgtgttgtgACGACAAACCATTCCCATACTTGTTTTTCTTAGAACACATTAAATTAAGTTTTCCAAAGATAGAGATATGCTAATAGTAAACAACATCATTCTTGATTTAATTCCATATTTAATCTAACACGTCACTGACAAAGTATATCTGATCCTACTATCGTAGAGAGTCCTAGAACAGTCATAGCTATCATGCTTTGGTGGATTATTTTGGCAGGAGAGAAGTGTACAGACAGGGTGTACACGTGTGCATCATAGAACCTGGcctctttaaaacaaatatcaataaacaGGATATTTTATTCAAGTCATTTAAGATGTCCTACGATGCCACACCCGCTGATATCAGACAACATTACCCAGAGTTCACAGTGGAAGCAAGTGAGTTTAGTTctctttttgagatatttttacttttttttacttaaacaaTTGACAATTAAGTTTTTAGTCTCATAATAAAGGTTTAATTGaacaatattaaatattaaacaagaTAAATTAATATGCtatataaaagaaatagtttggtattattatttactggtgTATGTATTTACTGTGGTATGCTAAGTTGGTGTTTAAAAGTTGGTTAACTGAAAAAGTAGGATTAGAACCTGCGAAGGACACTTCTAATGACTAGCCACGGGACTGACTGACTAGCTGGTGATTACATCCACCCGTGTAActatggacgtgtataggtggactgctgtctgtctgcggagaccaacgcttagcgtCTTGCGAAGTTGTCTGCTGTTAGTCTTCTTCACAagcgcagagactctggcaccgcCATGTGtcaccacgtgtctgtctcgtcctttaggccggactgctgtctcgagatTAGCAGCGACtgacaaggaccaacgcttatctaccatcCTCAGCCTCTTCTGTCTGAGACCAAACATCTACTGGTGAGGAAGTGTTGTGCAATCTGAGTAGGTC
This sequence is a window from Pomacea canaliculata isolate SZHN2017 linkage group LG5, ASM307304v1, whole genome shotgun sequence. Protein-coding genes within it:
- the LOC112563793 gene encoding retinol dehydrogenase 2-like, which gives rise to MDYIFVAQLFFALVLIYQLVTWLRSRLRVGDYDKKHVLVTGCGNGFGYLVAKRLDVLGFRVFAACRTSQAAEKLQEESSSRVTTLVLDVTDEKSISAARDFVAARLPEGQGLWGVVNNAAIAGPNAPSEWVSRDGYQACLAVNLLGLIDVTRTFLPLVRRARGRVVNISSLAGRIAVGPSPYCVTKYGVEAFSDCLRREVYRQGVHVCIIEPGLFKTNINKQDILFKSFKMSYDATPADIRQHYPEFTVEAMCKMITRASAIFSPKLHLVVDAYVLALTSRFPPTRQLVGSDVRLFYRLLWNLPTPLTDWILVKLLESAAH